From the genome of Onthophagus taurus isolate NC chromosome 5, IU_Otau_3.0, whole genome shotgun sequence, one region includes:
- the LOC111413533 gene encoding carboxylic ester hydrolase-like, which produces MLTTHFVAISFYFCVLLQDGNSLRFVDEKNQRPELQLILNDGIVQGKKMFTEQLGEPYYGYLGIPYAKPPVGNLRFSNPVQNEKWSGVLQATHEGNTCTQDTEIIFHIGSEDCLYVNVFTKQSPSVAIKSLQPVTVFIYGGGWKFGQSNQTVYGPDYLLEQDVIVVTFNYRVGVFGFLSTDDMSSPGNYGLKDQIEVLKWIRRNIRNFGGDPNSVTIFGESAGAASVSYLMLAPKAKGLFHRAISFSGSSLCPWALSRNPLQITYAVATAAGVIEPRTKNLVKRLRKLDYDFLHFAERSAMLLDSINPMNGLSFAPTIEPDHPDAVLSRGPLEMLKEASLGSVPFITGFNSLEGAVFQYILDFLRPLFLSYEMPQRLIPSDLNIPTFHPDEITVGNKIKNFYFGLDPLAVANKTQILHFISDNQFLKGIIEEAKLRGKKAPTYLYQFSYQGDLGHFLDNQLRQVNGVAHSEELWYVFKNEDQRASHKNDIAVRKMFVKILSNFVKTGNPTPIKDLELQNLVWPEMLAGNGDLNFLDIDKKLSVKQNPRKSAMEFWNEIYKDYGRRPYTTY; this is translated from the exons atgttAACAACTCACTTTGTAGCAATCTCGTTTTATTTCTGTGTTCTTCTTCAAGATGGAAATTCGTTGAGATTCGTTGATGAAAAGAATCAG CGTCCTGAActccaattaattttaaacgatgGGATCGTTCAaggaaagaaaatgtttacgGAACAACTCGGAGAACCCTATTACGGCTACTTAGGGATTCCTTACGCCAAACCACCTGTTGGGAACTTAAGATTTTCG aaccCCGTTCAAAATGAGAAATGGTCCGGGGTTCTTCAAGCAACCCACGAGGGAAACACCTGTACACAAGACACCGAAATCATCTTTCATATCGGTTCCGAAGATTGTCTCTACGTTAACGTCTTCACAAAACAA TCTCCATCAGTAGCAATAAAATCTCTTCAACCCGTAACCGTCTTTATTTACGGCGGAGGTTGGAAATTCGGCCAAAGCAACCAAACCGTTTACGGCCCGGATTACTTGTTAGAACAAGATGTAATCGTGGTAACATTTAATTACCGCGTTGGGGTATTCGGATTTTTAAGCACCGACGATATGTCTTCGCCGGGAAATTACGGGTTAAAAGATCAAATCGAAGTGTTAAAATGGATCCGAAGGAACATCCGAAATTTCGGGGGCGATCCCAATTCCGTAACGATTTTTGGTGAAAGTGCCGGAGCGGCTTCCGTAAGCTATTTGATGTTAGCACCGAAAGCAAAGGGGTTATTCCATCGAGCGATTAGTTTTAGTGGAAGCTCATTGTGTCCGTGGGCTTTAAGCCGAAATCCTTTACAA aTAACTTATGCGGTTGCAACAGCTGCCGGAGTAATCGAACCGAGAACGAAAAATTTAGTAAAACGACTTCGCAAACTCGATTACGACTTTTTGCATTTCGCCGAAAGAAGCGCCATGTTACTCGACTCGATAAATCCGATGAACGGATTATCATTCGCGCCAACGATAGAACCTGATCATCCCGACGCGGTGTTAAGTAGAGGGCCTTTGGAGATGTTGAAGGAAGCGTCGTTGGGGAGCGTACCTTTTATTACGGGATTTAATTCGTTGGAAGGAGCTGTCTTTCAATATA TTTTAGATTTTCTTCGGCCGTTATTTCTAAGTTATGAAATGCCGCAACGATTAATTCCCTCGGATTTAAATATCCCGACGTTTCATCCCGACGAGATTACGGTTGGgaataagattaaaaatttttattttggattGGATCCGTTGGCGGTTGCGAATAAGACGCAAATTTTACac tttATCAGCGATAATCAATTTCTTAAAGGAATTATCGAAGAAGCAAAATTAAGAGGTAAAAAAGCCCCCACTTACCTGTATCAATTTTCATATCAAGGCGATTTGGGACATTTCCTCGACAACCAATTGCGCCAAGTAAACG GTGTGGCTCATTCCGAAGAGCTTTGGtacgtttttaaaaacgaaGATCAACGAGCTTCCCACAAAAACGACATTGCAGTGCGAAAAATGTTCGTTAAAATCTTAtcgaattttgtaaaaactgg TAATCCAACTCCAATTAAGGACCTTGAGcttcaaaatttggtttggcCGGAAATGTTGGCTGGGAATGGTgacttaaattttttggatATCGATAAAAAGTTGTCGGTAAAACAGAATCCGAGGAAATCGGCGATGGAATTTTggaatgaaatttataaagattacggTAGACGGCCTTACACAACTTACTAA